One part of the uncultured Celeribacter sp. genome encodes these proteins:
- the hisF gene encoding imidazole glycerol phosphate synthase subunit HisF, translated as MLKTRIIPCLDVADGRVVKGVNFVDLIDAGDPVESARAYDAAGADELCFLDIHATHENRGTMYDLATRTAEQCFMPLTIGGGVRTTEDVRNLLLAGADKVSFNSAAVADPDVIARAADHFGSQCIVCAIDAKTVAWDAEGNPTKWAIFTHGGRKAALDAEGHPIDAVEFARLIEQKGAGEILLTSMDRDGTRAGFNIAMTRTIADTVNIPVIASGGVGTLDHLVEGVTEGHASAVLAASIFHFGDYTIQEAKDYMAAHGIPMRLN; from the coding sequence ATGCTGAAAACCCGCATCATCCCCTGTCTCGACGTAGCCGATGGCCGCGTGGTCAAAGGCGTCAATTTCGTCGATCTGATCGACGCCGGGGATCCGGTAGAAAGCGCGCGCGCCTATGACGCCGCCGGAGCGGATGAGCTGTGCTTTCTCGACATCCATGCCACCCATGAAAACCGTGGCACCATGTATGATCTGGCCACGCGTACAGCCGAGCAATGTTTCATGCCGCTGACCATCGGTGGCGGCGTGCGCACCACCGAAGATGTGCGCAACCTGCTGCTGGCCGGGGCTGACAAGGTCAGCTTTAATTCCGCTGCCGTGGCCGATCCGGACGTCATTGCCCGCGCTGCGGACCATTTCGGCAGCCAGTGCATTGTCTGTGCCATCGATGCCAAGACCGTCGCATGGGATGCCGAGGGCAATCCAACCAAATGGGCGATTTTCACCCATGGCGGGCGCAAGGCTGCTCTGGACGCCGAGGGCCACCCGATCGACGCCGTGGAATTCGCCCGGCTGATCGAACAGAAGGGCGCAGGGGAGATCCTGCTGACCTCCATGGACCGCGACGGCACGCGGGCTGGCTTCAACATCGCGATGACCCGCACCATTGCCGATACGGTGAACATTCCGGTCATCGCCTCTGGCGGCGTGGGCACGCTGGATCATCTTGTCGAAGGCGTCACCGAAGGCCACGCCAGCGCTGTTCTGGCCGCGTCCATTTTCCACTTTGGGGACTACACCATCCAGGAGGCCAAGGACTATATGGCCGCCCATGGCATCCCTATGCGCCTGAATTAA
- a CDS encoding phosphoribosyl-ATP diphosphatase: MSVLHDLEQVILSRKSADPESSWTAKLFAKGPQKCAEKFGEEAIEAIIAAAVNDRENLTYEAADVLYHLLVTLAARDVPLDDVLNELARRQGLSGLAEKAARKP, from the coding sequence ATGTCCGTGCTGCACGATCTCGAACAGGTTATCCTGTCCCGCAAATCCGCGGATCCCGAAAGCTCCTGGACAGCCAAGCTGTTCGCCAAGGGGCCGCAGAAATGCGCCGAAAAATTCGGCGAAGAGGCGATCGAGGCCATCATCGCCGCCGCGGTCAACGACCGCGAGAACCTGACCTATGAAGCCGCAGATGTGCTCTATCATCTGCTGGTCACACTGGCGGCCCGCGACGTGCCTCTCGACGATGTACTCAACGAACTGGCCCGCCGTCAGGGCCTGTCCGGCCTCGCCGAAAAAGCCGCGCGCAAACCCTAA